One part of the Dermacentor andersoni chromosome 2, qqDerAnde1_hic_scaffold, whole genome shotgun sequence genome encodes these proteins:
- the LOC126542006 gene encoding neprilysin-21-like: MAKNMSFRCRPHVEAAAVPPNARTTRMARRSSSVTTEINGLSASATGSIADINLRVIDGEGESRFKEYLVALILLACFAALLLVVLYVLAPTHGNIKADAQGSLACVSDNCLKDAEYLDQLLSWKDAPPCDNFYMFVCHGWKSQYPDAPLSPFVSLDDDHAASLEENVYAMLENKSENSKSLAWLRDLMDKCMDERQIEGDGWDSLLELMSDASVGPFPITPPVRSSLSIWKSAGRLLRATGTSALLGMGVAVAPSGTPKSILAIYPPEASRYRILGTDIVVKLYTSAIFSAVKALKKRFVPVENLLDIARFVADFEKEIGHRAVGAGFRISTANSSSPIAQFLSGVFYDHWPEYFDKRTSDVLISSPNLVRRIIQLVESAERHTVINFISLQMMIQVSPFIPHTELAQFGTFITGRSMMPSPRWRICLRAVEKALAPLMYASYFTYRNLHASASKFAHFVGEAAQEFLRGVENSSYFTMFSKAAFRDVLTNTQFRVLGPPWISDGTVMEAYVQTLPTIRPAHTALQSYTGVHEATFLYSLSRGYSQQWTRSMFTADCWHGLNPRTLYVPLLTFNVTLWSHPSTQFLQVSRAGFRVQKCILEMLLGDAAFTNDQQFWWLDEATRHKLESVESCLQRSVRRSNVQNLLAILKRSLSVLLAYEHFHKSVKGSGKTLKLYLPNGEVLTETQLFFIVLVMQSCGKRPPADGPSSLELEWNAALANYPGMSAAFRCARGSPMNPMRQCGT, encoded by the coding sequence ATGGCCAAGAACATGAGCTTTCGTTGTCGACCACACGTCGAAGCAGCAGCTGTACCACCCAACGCGAGAACTACGCGAATGGCACGGCGATCCTCGTCGGTGACTACCGAGATAAACGGTCTGTCTGCATCTGCTACTGGCAGCATTGCAGACATAAACCTCAGGGTCATCGATGGCGAAGGTGAATCTCGCTTCAAAGAATACCTGGTGGCATTGATTCTGCTTGCCTGTTTTGCAGCGCTCCTGCTTGTTGTTTTGTACGTTTTGGCACCGACCCACGGAAACATCAAAGCCGACGCGCAGGGCTCCTTGGCCTGCGTCTCTGACAACTGTCTAAAAGATGCAGAATACCTCGACCAACTGCTATCCTGGAAGGATGCCCCACCGTGCGACAACTTCTACATGTTCGTGTGCCACGGATGGAAGAGTCAGTACCCCGACGCGCCTCTTTCGCCTTTTGTCTCTTTAGATGACGACCACGCCGCAAGTCTGGAAGAAAATGTGTACGCTATGTTGGAGAACAAGTCGGAAAACTCAAAAAGCCTTGCATGGCTCAGAGATCTCATGGATAAGTGCATGGACGAGAGGCAAATCGAAGGCGACGGTTGGGACTCATTGCTAGAATTAATGTCCGATGCGTCGGTTGGACCGTTTCCCATCACGCCGCCCGTTCGAAGTAGCCTGTCCATCTGGAAGTCTGCAGGCCGTCTTCTGCGGGCAACAGGAACCTCCGCTTTGCTCGGTATGGGTGTCGCCGTCGCTCCTTCAGGCACGCCAAAGAGTATTCTAGCAATTTATCCTCCAGAAGCTTCTAGATATCGTATCTTAGGTACCGACATAGTTGTGAAGCTTTACACAAGCGCTATATTCTCCGCGGTCAAGGCCCTGAAGAAACGATTCGTTCCAGTTGAGAACTTGTTAGACATTGCGAGATTTGTCGCTGACTTTGAGAAAGAAATCGGTCACAGAGCAGTAGGTGCGGGATTTCGCATCTCCACTGCAAACTCCTCATCGCCCATCGCCCAGTTTCTGTCCGGTGTCTTTTACGATCATTGGCCTGAATACTTCGACAAACGGACCTCGGATGTATTGATATCATCGCCGAATCTTGTAAGGCGGATCATCCAGCTTGTAGAAAGCGCCGAGAGACACACGGTGATAAACTTCATCTCGCTGCAAATGATGATACAGGTATCGCCGTTCATTCCCCACACAGAGTTGGCGCAGTTCGGCACTTTCATCACCGGCAGGTCTATGATGCCGTCACCCCGCTGGAGGATTTGTCTTCGGGCTGTGGAAAAAGCACTAGCTCCCCTCATGTACGCGTCGTATTTCACGTACCGGAACCTGCACGCGTCAGCGTCAAAATTTGCCCATTTCGTTGGCGAAGCGGCACAGGAATTTCTGCGCGGCGTGGAGAATTCGTCGTACTTCACCATGTTTTCCAAGGCAGCTTTCCGGGATGTCTTGACGAACACGCAGTTCAGAGTGCTCGGACCACCGTGGATTAGTGACGGCACCGTCATGGAAGCCTACGTGCAAACCCTACCGACCATCCGTCCAGCGCACACAGCTCTGCAGTCGTACACGGGTGTTCATGAAGCCACTTTTCTCTACTCCCTGTCCCGAGGCTACTCGCAGCAGTGGACGCGGTCTATGTTCACCGCCGACTGCTGGCACGGGCTGAACCCTCGAACTTTGTACGTTCCGCTGCTGACATTCAACGTGACTCTCTGGTCCCACCCTAGCACCCAGTTTCTTCAGGTCTCCAGGGCAGGATTTCGTGTGCAAAAGTGCATTCTGGAGATGCTTCTGGGAGATGCCGCGTTCACAAACGACCAACAGTTTTGGTGGCTGGACGAAGCGACTAGGCACAAGCTCGAGAGTGTCGAATCTTGTCTACAGAGAAGCGTGCGGCGAAGCAATGTGCAGAATCTTCTGGCCATTCTCAAGCGCAGCCTCTCAGTTCTTCTCGCGTACGAACACTTTCACAAAAGCGTGAAGGGGTCCGGAAAGACGCTGAAGCTCTACCTGCCAAACGGCGAAGTGCTGACCGAAACGCAACTCTTCTTTATCGTTTTGGTGATGCAGTCCTGTGGAAAACGACCCCCTGCAGACGGTCCTTCTAGCTTGGAACTTGAGTGGAACGCCGCGCTTGCAAACTACCCCGGAATGTCAGCGGCTTTTCGCTGCGCCCGCGGTTCCCCTATGAACCCGATGAGGCAGTGTGGAACATAA